One window of Bos indicus isolate NIAB-ARS_2022 breed Sahiwal x Tharparkar chromosome 18, NIAB-ARS_B.indTharparkar_mat_pri_1.0, whole genome shotgun sequence genomic DNA carries:
- the LOC109572718 gene encoding zinc finger protein 134-like isoform X2, with translation MAHPCNLCGPILKDVLHLDEHKETRHGLKPYTCGACGRQFWFSANFDQPQKLYDVEKLLRGDKGKTSFVTNYRACEEPLLSEKPFAYKEEQKKFQASLGSHQQKATPSKRKTRSPESGLALHIGQMHYKCIECGKAFSRKDTLVQHQRIHTGEKPYECSECGKAFSRKATLVQHQRIHTGEKPYECSECGKAFSRKDNLTQHKRVHTGEMPYKCGECGKYFSHHSNLIVHQRVHNGARPYKCNDCGKVFRHKSTLVQHESIHTGENPYVCSDCGKSFGHKYTLIKHQRIHTEARPFECIECGKFFSRSSDFIAHQRVHTGERPFVCSKCGKDFIRTSHLVRHQKVHTGERPYECNECGKSYSLSSHLIRHQKVHAAGRL, from the coding sequence ATGGCTCATCCTTGTAACTTATGTGGCCCAATCTTGAAAGATGTTTTGCACCTGGACGAACACAAAGAAACACGCCATGGACTGAAACCTTACACATGTGGGGCGTGTGGGAGGCAATTCTGGTTCAGTGCGAACTTTGACCAGCCTCAGAAGCTGTACGATGTAGAGAAACTCCTAAGAGGTGACAAAGGCAAGACATCATTTGTTACTAACTATAGAGCTTGTGAAGAACCTCTGCTGTCAGAGAAGCCCTTTGCATATAAGGAGGAGCAGAAGAAATTCCAGGCCAGTTTGGGTAGTCACCAGCAAAAGGCTACCCCCAGCAAGAGGAAGACACGGAGTCCTGAGAGTGGGCTGGCTTTGCACATTGGACAGATGCATTACAAGTGCATtgaatgtgggaaagctttcAGCCGCAAGGACACGCTCGTTCAGCACCAGAGAATccacactggagaaaagccttatgagtgcagtgaatgtgggaaagctttcAGCCGCAAAGCCACACTTGTCCAGCACCAGAGAATCCATACAGGAGAAAAGCCTTACgagtgcagtgaatgtggaaaagcctttagCCGCAAAGACAACCTTACTCAGCACAAAAGAGTTCACACCGGAGAGATGCCTTATAAGTGTGGTGAGTGTGGCAAATACTTTAGCCATCACTCCAACCTAATTGTACACCAGAGAGTTCACAATGGAGCAAGGCCTTACAAGTGCAATGATTGTGGGAAAGTCTTCAGACACAAATCCACACTTGTTCAGCATGAGAGTATCCATACTGGAGAAAATCCTTATGTTTGCAGtgactgtggaaaatcctttggCCACAAATATACCCTCATTAAacaccagagaattcatactgagGCAAGGCCTTTTGAGTGCATTGAATGTGGGAAATTCTTTAGTCGAAGCTCTGACTTTATTGCACACCAGAGAGTTCACACAGGTGAAAGGCCTTTTGTGTGCAGCAAATGCGGGAAAGATTTCATCAGAACCTCCCACCTTGTTCGGCACCAAAAAGTTCACACTGGAGAGAGGCCATATGAATGCAATGAGTGTGGGAAATCATATAGCTTAAGCTCCCACCTCATTAGGCACCAGAAAGTTCATGCTGCAGGAAGGCTTTAG